The DNA segment GGCTTGGGGTCGGTCTTTTCGATGGAGATGTTGTCCAGGTCGAACGTACCAGCCTCCGCCTGGAACAGGGCCGGCATGAACTTCAGATACACCGCACCTTCCGGGACGAGAAAGGAGACGCTTTTCTCCACCCAGCCGTCGGTATCACGGTTGGTGGCGGGCGCGGGAGGTGTGCCTGCCACCTTGAGGCGCTCCGCATTGGAAAATTCCATCATGATCCGCGCGTCGAACCACTTCTGCTTGCCTACCTTCAGACCGCTCACCCGCTGCTTCCATTTCAGCTCCAGGGCACGGGTCCCTTCCGGGATCTTGTATTCCTGGTAGATCATCACGTTGGTCCCCGGTGCGGGGCTGGCGAGACGGAGGAAACGGTTCGCGTCTTCCTTCCCCCAGGAGCCGCCCGCATTCGGCTTCGCCCAATCCGCCGGCCAATCCCCCTCACCTGATTTTTCAAAATCCCCGTTCGTCACGAGGTTGGCGCCGCAGGTGAGCGTCCCGAGCAGGACGGTCGCGGCGAAAACGGGCAGGAATCCAAATGGGTTCTTCATAACTTGGAAGCGGTTCTGAGGGTGCGGATCGGGCACCTTCCGGCCAAACGTGCCGATCTCCATATCGCTTGGCAACAACCCGATTGGGTAGTGCAACCTACCCGGCTTTCCTCAGAAAGGCCATCCATGATCTGAAAAACCGGGCGTTCCGGCCGCTCCCCTCCCTTGATCCCCCTCCTCAACCGCGACGGCGCAGCAGGAGGATGGCCCCGAGGATTCCCAGCAACCCCGCCAGGCCGGGTTCCGGCACCACCGCCACGGACACCTCCCTCACATTCACCCCGACATCACCGCCCGGACCGGCGGGGACCTTCCCACCGTCATGGAATTCCACGAACGCAGGCTGCGCGGTGATCGCATGATAGCCACCAGCCGGGGAGTCCAGGCGGGTATTGGTCGGAACGTCATCCCGCGCCTGCAACGCAAGCGGGGTGACACATGCCGCGGCAAGCAGCAGGGCGAGTGGGTATTTCATAACCGGGGGAAGTTACTGCCGACGTGACTAACCCATCTCCAGGACCGAAGCAATTCCCAAATTGATCAGGGA comes from the Luteolibacter sp. SL250 genome and includes:
- a CDS encoding PEP-CTERM sorting domain-containing protein (PEP-CTERM proteins occur, often in large numbers, in the proteomes of bacteria that also encode an exosortase, a predicted intramembrane cysteine proteinase. The presence of a PEP-CTERM domain at a protein's C-terminus predicts cleavage within the sorting domain, followed by covalent anchoring to some some component of the (usually Gram-negative) cell surface. Many PEP-CTERM proteins exhibit an unusual sequence composition that includes large numbers of potential glycosylation sites. Expression of one such protein has been shown restore the ability of a bacterium to form floc, a type of biofilm.) is translated as MKYPLALLLAAACVTPLALQARDDVPTNTRLDSPAGGYHAITAQPAFVEFHDGGKVPAGPGGDVGVNVREVSVAVVPEPGLAGLLGILGAILLLRRRG